The Humulus lupulus chromosome 7, drHumLupu1.1, whole genome shotgun sequence region GAGACCTAGAtgcaaaataaattataaattaagaTCTTTGCTACAAAATCTtagttaaagaaaaaaatatacgAAAAGTTGAAAAGAACTAACATATGCATAGCATGCTATTCAGCACGTAAGACATTTAAATACCGAATTTTGAGTGGGGGATTTAAGTACAAATTACAtattaattaactaacttttttaaACATCTCTTTATTCCTAATAGGAGGCACGTGCCTCAGGCATGTGCTTCTTGTTCAACAATTTGTAGGAGGAATTTCTTCATGCTTTTCcgaatatatacatatatatatatagagaaagagagagagagagagagaggataaCATAAGTGCAGCAGAGCAGAGGAGAGGTGAGAGCCACAAAAATATGAACATGGCAACATCTTCATTTTCAGTAAGCAAGCTCCCTCCATGCTCAAAGCTTGGACCCCCCAAAACTACTTCAAGCTCTAATTTCAAACTcaacaactactactacaacAGTTGTTCAGCTTACCATACTAGAAAAAAAGTGTTCCCAGCAGCAAGCATAATAAAGTGCGATTCTTCTTCTTCAAAAGATGAGAGTCCCAAGAAAACCCATTCGAAACTGGGAATAGGATCTCCAATTGTGGTGGTTGAGGCTCCTAAGACCGTCAAAACCGCTGCCTCAATTCCCTGCCTTAGAATCAACCATGGCTTAATCAACCCCGGTGATGTTGGAaggttatatatatattctaatccTACAATCTTTATCTCTTATTATTTGGTGCTTTTTTCTCGATCGTATATACCATATAATATTTACGCATATAAGAGTAATCACCACAAGATAACAAGTAACTTTACCTAGAacgaaaatatatattattaaaatcaAATTCATAAATGTTTAAAATTTTACAATTGTGAGTTGGTAATTGGTACTTGTCAAAAAGAGCAAACAtattggtatttttgaaaattttggttacCAACTAGGATTTTGCTGACAACCAACTTAATTGCCAAGTTATCGATGTAGTAACTAACAGTGAACACAACTTAAAGTAACTAGGGATATCACTATGACTAGTATAAAACAAAttctagttttttttatttatttacagaTAAAAAATACGTTATTTTCAAAGCATGAATTTAAAAGTATCATCTTTTGTTTTGCAAAAAATATCAAATTGAACTTTGGCAGAAAACAAGCACATAAAAAAATAGCACTACAAGGAAATGAGGctgttacttcggtttttaaggtAGAAAAACTTCGGTTTTCGCATAAAATCACAACCAAAGTAGTTCATGATGAAGAAAAAAAGTGGtgaaaaaccgaagtggaaagacTTTCCACTTTGATTTATTCAATCATTTGGGCACCATCATATTGAAGTgtttctacttcggtttataTGTAGAAAGTCTACTTTCTActtcaatttatatatataaactaaagtGGAATgtctatattttttaaaaaaattccaccAAATTttgataaaatagaaattaaatctgaattatatatgtatattttttttggcaaatttctatttttaattatattcaattttatttatttattttcatttaatttataaaagaaataaaatcacaaaaattatatacttagaattaaaattcttataaaattcaATATCTATACATTCATAATGGTTAAGTAAAATAACTTAATCATTCacatatacattcacataattgtaattaagtaaaatagcataaatattcattcacataaaactaaatgtatgtataaacaaaatagaCTTACTAATAAATGTAAGTCATCAATCGGCTTAACCATTCTTGTTGGATTGACAATGTCATCCCGACCCTTAGCGACGATTTGACTACTACGAAGTTTGTCTTTTAGTTCattctgcaaaataaacaaatgatcgattaaattagtaacttatAACACTTACAATTCTTTCTTACTTTACTTTAAAACATTTACAATTCTTTCTTTAATTTGTCTGTCCCAATCTGTgacaagagtcttcttcgtttctcgcgctaaccttatccaaatttcatataATCCCTCTACATCTTCCACTCCCAATCTTTTTTCTAAGACATCCAAGATAAtagaagtttaattattaaagcATAACAACTGTATTTTAACATATTCGaaaatttaaaaacctgtaaATAACACATAGAATATCCCAACATGGTGTGCAAATctaaaaggaaaacaattaataaaatctaaaaaaaaatggtAGAGTTACCTATGTTTGTCTAGCATATCCCAATGTCATAATTACTTATAaattcaatacaaacaaacataaAAATCAACACAAATAATTGCATTCTTATATCATCGCCAACATACAAATTTCCTAGAACATACTTCACTAAATTCAATATGCATaatttaactctaattttataaataaatgttgcaatagtaataaataaaatttaaagattactcacctccaatattactcttgaagtcacccgAAATCAACACCAAATTGATCACCAAATCAACAAtcctactaaaaagcttaaacaaaaataaataaaaattagttacataattaattaaactagttacataatcatcaaatatataAAGCTAGTCAGTTATAGAAAATAATATCAAATgccactaataatccaaacattctaagttctaacattggcaacaacacTACCTATTAAAGCTatatttaaatattgaaattgcAAGTCATATGTCTTCAAATTAAACACCTCTTTCTTAAAACAATCATATCCCTCAACAACAAGCTCACCACTAAATCAACAAGACTAttaaaaatattaacaaaaaaaaaatagttacatAATTATCAAACAACATGTCAAACTAGTTATATAATACAAAATCAAATGTCACTAACATTCCAAGCATTTTTTGTTCTCTAAGTTCTAACATTAGCAAAAACATTAcctaaaattcggaataatataaacaaataatacAAACAAAGTTTTTTGGATTAAAACAATCTTTAATGCTCAAAATCAACTCTAAGTCTATATACAAACAACACAAACAACACAAACAACACATTATATATAAAAAgcaacaacaaaaaatatattatatataaaaataaagaatctgaaaaataatatagagaattaaaaaaaaaatcatacaacaAAAGATTGAACGATCCatacctattttgaagctcaagaacatatTTAAACCCCAAAAATCCAAACAAAACCATGTAGGAAACGCCATTTTCAAACTCCAAATATACCCACCGCCAAAGCCTTTTTTTCCTAAAAAATGAAAATAGATCAATTTTTAGCCACTACTTAAGTTTTTGAGCAAGAAAACTGGTCATAAATGGCGGAAAAAAAAAGGGTTAGAAAACCTAACCCTCGTTAGTCGTACAACCAGAAACAACGTTTTTTGTTTCTAGGTTTTTgcttcagagagagagagagagatgagggaAATGATGCCGAAGTGAAAGAGAATAGGATTTTTAAAAtccttttacttcggtttataTATAAAAATCGAAGTGGAAAGTCTACTTTTCACTTTAGTTTTTATATAgaaaccgaagtaaaagagtttcaCAATAAGTAAGGGTCTTGTTGGTACGTACACTTTTCCACTTCGGTTctttcataaaaaccgaagtggaaaccTTTTGTGGTGTGCCAACCAAACACGACTCTtgtattatttctttttttacttcattttttttttataaaagagaATTAATAGCCTAGTTTTTTAAGAACCATTCCCATAAAGTGAAGTAAATACTTATTTAGaagcttttacttcggtttttaaattATTGTTTGTGTAAAAAACGAAGTAGAAGCCTATATTTATAGTAGTGTAGTAGGGAGACATCCAATTCCTAAGTAAGAAAGGTGACTCTTTGGTGGTGTGATATAATAATTAGTTTAGATTTTCACTGAGTACATAAGTGTCATGTTTGAAAAGTAGGATTGGATAGGATTGAATCATTTTTCTTATGTgattttattataaaattagCGAGAATATTAAGAAAATCAACCTATTTAATCACCTAGTATGGAGATAAGAAAAACTTGAAATAATTTTATCATTTTTGATCTCACATATTCAAGTATttcaatagtaaaaaaaaaaaaactttgtatTCTACTTATCTTCTCATAATTTATTATTGGAAAATGATCAACTCATTCACTAATTTTATATGTTTTTTCCCTTATATTTCTTAATCTAATTGAATCCTACTTTCCAAACATAAATGAATAGTATTGCAAGGTTGTATTATATATTGATACGTTGGAGATGCAAATGCAAATGAAAAGGTCACGAACTCACTCAATAGGAGGTAGGTAGCCCCAAGTAGGAAAAGTGGTGTTACTTTCCAATAGGTAACAATATAGAGGGAATGTAGTCGGTAGAGTATGCATGTGAAACCAAAGTGCAAGTTCCTAATTCACGCCTAAGAATAAATTATTTATACCTTTGCTTCATTGGTAATGAAACATATAGGAACACAACTATTGGGGTAATTTTTGTCAACGAATAATGATCAATTAAACTCAAGAACTTTAGAAGATAAAAAAATAGAAGAATAATTTATAGTAGTTTCACCCAACAAATTTGACTTGCTACTAAcctttttttattgatttatctCACTTTTTAGTAGATCTTTTATACAGGGAAACTCCATGGTTTTACCCCACTATTCTAACAATTATTAAACATAACCATGATTATTGTTTCTCCATAAAATAACCCTATAAGACAAAAATTCCCTCAATACTCATTAGGTCATTTTAGTTTCTTCCCCAACCCGACCCCTTCCCTTCTACTACAATGAAAGAGTTACATACCTCAACCTGCCCCTTTCCCACCACCCTTACCCTCCTCGACGACACCCACAACATCCAAGCCCGAGGCTTGATGTGCACCACCCTTTCCTATCCACCAACACCAAAGAATCCACAACCCCCATCCCCTCCGCCTTCTCCCGACCCCATGAACCTACATCACCACCTCGCCGAGCTCCGCAGCCACATATCTAAGCCCACATCGCCAGAGCCCAAGGTTTACAACCCCTAACCCTTGTCGTTGCCTCTGTTTCTAGCCCCCGCGTGTCCCCCGGCACCTAAGACCCCACACTCCCCTTGCAAGCTCGGAGCCCCAGCCCTTTCGATTTATGAAATTATTTATATTGTATGATTTATGTGTATTGTTCTCTATTAAGATTTATGTGTattgttattatattatttatggcTCCCTTGTTTATTTTGACATTGTCATAttgatgctttgagatttgatggTTGTGGTTCAAAACATGTTAGAAGAAGGTAAGGTTCAGACTTTGGTTAAATTTCTAagtttgttataactatttgagCCATGTTTTAATTTGGTGTGAATAATgagtgaatttagtgtgaaccatgtgtgattgtggtgtgaatttagtgtgaaccaTATATGAAGTAAagttggtgtgaaccatgtgtgatttcGATGTGAGCAATGTGTGACTTTTGTATGAATAGTGTGTGAACGATGTTCCAAATTTATGGTGAATGATGTGTGATTTCAGAGTGAACAATGTGTGAATTTGGTGCGAATAGTGTGCGAACGATGTTCCGAATTTATGGTGAACAATGTGTGAATGATGTGTGAATCATGTGTGATTTTGATGTGAATActgtgtgaatttggtgtgaatagtTTATGAACCATTATTTGAATTTATGGTGAACAATGTGTGAATGATGTGTGAACTACGTGTGAACCCAATAACCTAAATCGCAGAAATCAAATGGAACTCATCATCTCACCATAAAaaatcttcttctttttttcacaAAATCTTCAGCCCGGAATAGCTCAAAAATTCCATATGAACTATTACATAAGACACCCATAACCTATAAATGAATATTTTAAAGAATAAATAGTGAGAAGAGTAATGAATGGTGAAGGAGATGGTGGTTGCTAGCTGAAAAAGAAATGGGAAAGGGGAGGAAGAATCCCCAATATTAATAAGAGTAACTTAGTCATTTTACATAGGTATAAGGTTAAAAATACgaaaaacatttaaaaaatggTTAGAGTTAGTATTAGGCTAGTAAATATGGTTAATTAGTGTAGTTTtcctatatatattaaaaatatcttACATGTTAAATGGATGTCCTATTAGAGAGGGCTATCCTTCAttttgttacaaccataattgattcaaatttaaaaaaaaaaactaaaataactaTCTAATATTTAGTTTCCTAATTTAGTGGAGTTgactaattaaatttaaatagcTAATTTATTGACCATTGAAAATATCTCTTAAATAATTCTCTTCAATTTTGATTCTACAACCCATCTTGATGAGAGCACCTCTCCTGCTCACAAGACTAGTTTTTGGACGTGTTAAAAACATGTACAACATTATCCCTCCAAGTCTTTGCTCGTACTCTTTGCAGTGAGGACTTTTAGTTGTATCTTTGAGTTTGGTCATcctatataaacacaaaaatcatTAGTTTGGATAATATACACATATTTGAGTTTTCTTAACTTGAACACTAGTCTTGAGTGCTCATGTGGGTGCTCATTGAGAGACAAGATTTTGGTCTCAAGCACTCGCGTGGGTGCTCAATGAGGGAAAGGAGTTTGGCCCTGAGCACTTGCGTGGATGCTCAATATGAGGGACAAGAGATTTTGGATGATGCTCGTCCTAGATTTTACTCTCCCTAGTTAGTGTTGTTAGCTACTTTTGTCTTGTAACCTGCTATAAATGATCCTTTGATTCTACTCAACATGAGTAGTTTTTTCCCAACAAATAACTTGTACGTGAACAATAGTCTTCTCTTATAATGTTTGAGCACTTTGTGGGCGCTTGCCATTCATGAATCTCGAGCACTGTCTTGGGTATTCAAATTTTGGAACATGCTCTTGGGTACTTTTCTATTGTGAATTTTGAGCACTCTCTTGGGTGTTCAACTTCCAGAACATTCTCCTAGGTGCTTATTATCTAAATCTGGGTCTTTTACTTGTTGCCTTGCTCACAATTCTTTCAGCTCACGATCCATGCTCTTAAGCTTTTCttcatttgaatttatttttaccATAAGCTCGCTTCTCCTTGGTCGAGACTTTGACGTATTATCTTGGTCGTGATGTTTCCTTCTACCATTCAGGTGGTTAAAGAGATCCTGCTCCTACCTCCTCGAGCTCGACCATCTTGACAATGGGTGTTCTGCTTGTATTGTCAAACTCATTATATCGAACTTACCCCTGTGAGCAGATTGCAACTAACTTTTAGAATGACCTTTATTCTTCTTATAGTTTTGTTGATTATCTCCACCGTTGTTGTTTCAATTTAGCTCGTGCTCAAGTTATTATGATTTTGATTTCATGCGTTGTGGGTTCCTCCTAGGACTTAGGCGAGTCTCAAGGCCCACACATTCAAAAATTGTGCTACTATAAGTAGGACTATAGAAATGACTGGTGCAAGTAGCACTTGTCATATATTTTGTTAATGCTGTTGTAGAGAAGCATTAGGGTGCTTTCAGCATTGTAGTACAATGACAAGTTTTTCCTGATTTGACATGACTCAGTAAAATATGACTTACTCTCTCGTCCAAACTTAGATTTCAATGATTCAAAATGATAAACATAAGAAAAAACGTAGTTGATTAAGTAGGAAGTAAAAAATAGTTGGCCAAACTTGTGCCGGGTGAAAAGAAAAAACTATTAAAGTGGAGCATATTAGACGAGTAAGGGCTGATGAGAAACTATCAAAATAGAATACTTTGCACCATTAAGAGAATAAAAAACACAAAagaacttaattatttaaattgcaATTAAGATCTATAATCCAACTATAATATGAATACAACTTGATTGTTGATTTAAGAACTAAGatgataaattatttaatttgtaaTTTGTTATAAATTGCAGAATTGTGTCAAGAAAGCCAAAGGATGTCTGGGCAATCCGTTTAAGTATTGGCACTTACCTAATAGACGGTAAATATTTTAAGCCCTTGGAGCTtgatcaataaaaaaaattattgtaataaaaaatattatgatgtgatattctatgataatattgcctatatatattttattcataTTATGTTATTGATGGTGCTAGTCAACTTTTATTCAATTGTTTTTAGACtaatatattatacatttttgtttatttatataactattttcaaaattttcaacaCACAATGTTAAAAGTCTAAAAGTATATCATGAGCAATAATGACTATTATAACATATACACTACTACAAGAAAGGCTTGtgagccctaattttttttttagggtGCACTCTCTCCGAATCTTCTATTTGAGAGACTTAAAAAGTAAATTTTTTAGGGTGCGTGTTACGAGCcataaaaaaatgtttttaggaCGCGCAACTTAAAGATCCTGCTGAGTGTGTTTAAATAAAATTGTCAGAGCTCTCGTTGCATGCCCTAAAAGAATAATTTTAGGACGTCTAATGAATGtccttaaaagttatattttgcattttaaaagaattaatttaaattagttttatataaaaaattataatttaaatgaaacatttatatacaaatctgaaaatttatagattaaaataacaaaaattatatattcaAGATAGTTACAAATCTAAAAACAAATTTAGGAACAAAGATGAATAAACAATCTTATTGCATTTATAATACAAAACTAAGAAATCTAATAATCAATTtaatgattttgtaaaatttctCATCATGACATCTAGATTAGTTGGATCCACACTCAAGAGCTTACAAACACCTCTTCTAGACTTCCCCACTGCTCCAATATTGTGGGCCTCATACAAGTACGTATATGCCTAGTATACAAGAAAACAAATATTGAGATTCAGTAATTTAAATATGTGAGAAAGTAACACATTCTTAATAGAAGTCAATATCATAGACTCTTAGTAGAAGTAAATATCATAGACTTAGCAAACCtgaacttttatatatatatatcaagttTTAGGCTCTTAATATGGAGAAAAATTACCATAAGAAGTCCTAAAATTATTTCTATAGAATCCATTAATAATATGAAAAGAACAAACTTATATGGAAAACTGATGCTGGTCAAATATATATCAACTATGTTAAATATCCATAtggctcaacacatgagatactCATATTCTTTTATTATTCTCCTTATATGGAAAATTGTTGCTGGTCAAATATATATCAACTTTGTTAAAAAGCCATATGGATCGACGAGATTGAGGATGAGTGCATGCATATCATCTCATGAATACATGTCACAGAAAAGAGAAGAAATATTCTACAACATGGTATTGTCCACCAATAATTATTAAATGGTATACTAGCAAGAATACAAAGGTATGAAATTATTAAAGccattaaaattatatatttcttttctttCCCCTCTGTTTCATGAGCAAAATGCTACTAAAAGTTATTCTTCATGATACTAAAATCAATCATACAATAAACTTGAATAGTTAAAGAACTAGCACAATAATGTGGGTTGGAACCTTTCAAAAGGAAAAATGTGAGTTGGGAGAAACCAGAGAAAAAACATCAGATTTTAGAAATGTTTAGAATGTCACTTCTCTCCACTTTTCCCACATTCACCTTAAAATTATAATGCAAGAAAAAAGATCAATGTTATAATACAATTGAGACACCTAAATCTGATTGAGCTTGAACCTTAAGAATCTGAAATATCAACCAAGCTTACAAAGCAATTGAGATACTTCAAGATGACAGTAGACATACAAAATAGTGTCATTGCTAAATATAATCGAACTTAAGCCATTCTAAACAgatctataagaaaaaaaaatcattaacacAATTTTTTCTTAATCTGAgatgtttcaaaataaaaaagaaagagagagaacataaatccaaaacaaataaaaaaaatcacacaacTAACTCAAGTTAGGGAGTTCTCATTGCCAAACAATTTAACTCTGCAACTACTGTATGTCAGTCAGAAGAATATATGACATTTAAATTGAtccaaataatatttttttagtgaAATAAGCATAGATATAGAATCCTAATAAATCTTACAATAGTCTAAATAAAAGTATTTGCTTCACAACTTTTATTTTATGTAACTTTGACAGGGAAGTAATTATACATGATGAATTAATACATGAAAAACTCATATTAACATGAAAATATTACTACAAGAGATCAATCCAATTTTTATTCTATGAACCATAATAATTTAGATTCAAAGAATCAAAGGCCCATAATAAATAGTTTGTCAGTTCAAAAAATAATTCGTAACCAACAATTATTTTCTATCAAGACATCAGGAAAACATAAAAACAGTTGATCCACATACAAGAACAGCAAACAaacactactttttttttttaagttttagcaTGACATAATATAACTTTAATAGAACAACCATAATCACATAAGCATGGCCTCTGTTCTTTCTTTTCCTTGGATACACACACATCATCACATATAAATAACTTGGTctaaaactcaacaaaaagaTCAATATACTTGTTCAAATAACAGAGTTCCCACTTAAAGATATATggttaaattcaaaattcaacaTTATACAAGCAAGGAAAAGAATCCATAGATttgaaaaattcattttttttttcatcattcatACTATGTTTGCCCAAAACAAAAGAGAACTTTCCCTACCATTTTGGATTCACATAGTAAACTCAAAAAAATTCTTTAAACAAATCAATTTTCAATTCCTTCTAACATATgagataaatgaaaaaaaaaagcatgACTTACCAATTCGCCCATTTTAGGTTTCTAAATAGCATCAAAGAAAGCCTTTTTAGGGCTTTCATTCTTCTTAGTTCCTGCTTTTGGTCCATAAATGGCTGCAAGAACATATTCAATATAAAAATAAActacaaaaaaaatatcaaagaGCATGATCGAGTGTTACGCATATAATGGCaggaaaaaaacaataaaaattgagaaaattTGGACCCTAAAATGTTTAAACTTTAAAATCCTCAAATCAACACCAAAAAGTTCAAAATTGACAGGCTCGACTACCTTAATTGACATATAAATCATATTTCATAcatcaaaaattttaaaaattggaTTGAAGTTACCTTATTTCGCATGATGGAGTAATAGCCAAATGCACTCTTCGAGTCAGTGCCAAACTCCAAAAGCTTCTCAGctctatattttttttcataaaaaaattcaTAGTTCTTTAACAATATTATTTATACTCAGTAAAAGAAAACGACTCAAACAGAAAATTAGAATTTGTGGTTTGCTCCTCAATGTCCCTCCATCCTAACAAACTCCTTCAACCAGCTGGGTCTCATGCGCAGGAAGTTCTTCTCCATGGCGAAGCGGTGCTGATCCCTCCTCTTGGCTGGTGTCGAGTTCTTCCGTAGCTTTCTCTAAGTCATGAGCTTGGGCCGATTGGTTGATCCAGTCTTGCACCTTGTTGTTTACTGCTTCCAGGTCCAACATTATTGGGCTTACTTCTTGGGCTAGTCCAGTACTACTAACATTACTCCCTCCGTCAAAATTAACCTCGTCCTTAAGGTTGAATAGATTGTATATCCTGCAGAAAGTAGTAAAGTCTTCCCATGTTGCATCCTCTGGAGAACTCAAGGTCCATTGCACCAAAACTTGTTTGACTCCTGAGTTATTGATCCTTTGGATTCTTGTGGCTAAAATGGCTAGAGGTAGCATGATAGGTTTGTTAGCTACACTCAGCTCTGGCAATGGATAGCATCTCGGGGGAGGAGTTCCATGATATGGTTTTAGCAATGACACATGAAAGGTTGGATGAATTCGGCTGCCCGGAGGAAGAGCAAGTTTGTAAGCCACTGGTCCCACTCTAGCTAAAATTG contains the following coding sequences:
- the LOC133788888 gene encoding uncharacterized protein LOC133788888 isoform X1, yielding MNMATSSFSVSKLPPCSKLGPPKTTSSSNFKLNNYYYNSCSAYHTRKKVFPAASIIKCDSSSSKDESPKKTHSKLGIGSPIVVVEAPKTVKTAASIPCLRINHGLINPGDVGRWLKRSCSYLLELDHLDNGCSACIVKLIISNLPLIVSRKPKDVWAIRLSIGTYLIDGKYFKPLELDQ
- the LOC133788888 gene encoding protein CHLORORESPIRATORY REDUCTION 42, chloroplastic isoform X2, with the protein product MNMATSSFSVSKLPPCSKLGPPKTTSSSNFKLNNYYYNSCSAYHTRKKVFPAASIIKCDSSSSKDESPKKTHSKLGIGSPIVVVEAPKTVKTAASIPCLRINHGLINPGDVGRIVSRKPKDVWAIRLSIGTYLIDGKYFKPLELDQ